The following coding sequences lie in one Erwinia amylovora genomic window:
- a CDS encoding RidA family protein has translation MTIERIDPEHRMSEAVIHNDTVYYTSVPDNLDEGAEAQTANALATIDKLLTRVGSDKSKILDATLFLVHKEDFAAMNRAWDAWVSPGHAPVRCTVQADLMDEKYRVEIKIIAAI, from the coding sequence ATGACCATTGAACGCATCGATCCAGAACACCGCATGTCCGAAGCGGTGATACACAATGACACGGTTTACTACACCAGCGTGCCTGATAATCTGGATGAAGGCGCTGAGGCGCAGACGGCAAATGCCCTGGCGACAATCGATAAACTACTCACGCGCGTCGGGTCAGATAAAAGCAAGATTCTGGATGCCACCCTGTTTTTGGTTCACAAAGAAGATTTTGCGGCTATGAATCGTGCCTGGGATGCGTGGGTGTCGCCGGGTCACGCGCCGGTACGCTGTACCGTGCAGGCGGATCTGATGGATGAAAAATACCGGGTGGAAATTAAAATTATTGCGGCGATATAG
- a CDS encoding YoaH family protein, producing the protein MFTGLPALSYEQQQQAVERIQQLMAEGMSSGEAIGMVAAEIRENHTGGHVAVMFDEDEEDYMGDNNHDEEQPEEE; encoded by the coding sequence ATGTTCACAGGATTACCCGCGCTGTCATATGAACAGCAGCAACAGGCTGTAGAACGCATTCAGCAACTGATGGCCGAAGGAATGAGCAGCGGTGAGGCAATCGGCATGGTGGCGGCGGAAATCCGTGAGAACCATACCGGTGGGCATGTTGCCGTGATGTTCGACGAAGACGAAGAAGACTATATGGGCGACAATAACCACGATGAGGAACAGCCGGAAGAAGAGTAA
- the pabB gene encoding aminodeoxychorismate synthase component 1 → MSPVYYPLTYAPDAVEHQFAALSHLPWAMLLHSGFAEHNDNRFDILVAEPRVTLTTRGEQTEIAADGHCMTSSADPLALLQQQLENCGMQAVPDDDFPFQGGALGLFGYDLGRRFETLPVIAQPQLTTPDMAVGIYDWALVADHHRQTLTLVVQGDAANRLSWLQAQRPLLAQPFRLTSGWLANMSRKEYGEKFRQVQQWLLAGDCYQVNLAQRFAATYCGDEWLAFCRLCKANRAPFSAFLRLPDSVILSLSPERFIKLERQRIETRPIKGTLPRLADPNADRLQGEKLAQSPKDRSENLMIVDLLRNDIGRVATPGSVEVPELFMVEPFPAVHHLVSTITASLKPGLTACDLLRACFPGGSITGAPKVRSMEIIEALEPQRRNAWCGSIGYLSVCGRMDTSITIRTLIAERGTLYCAAGGGIVADSDEAAEYQETFDKVNRILPCLEAGADGS, encoded by the coding sequence ATGTCACCTGTTTATTATCCTCTGACTTATGCGCCCGATGCCGTTGAGCATCAGTTCGCCGCTCTCTCACATTTGCCATGGGCGATGCTGCTCCATTCGGGGTTTGCCGAACATAATGACAATCGCTTCGATATTCTGGTTGCCGAGCCGCGTGTCACGCTGACCACGCGCGGTGAGCAAACGGAAATAGCAGCAGATGGCCACTGTATGACCAGCAGCGCCGATCCGCTGGCACTCCTGCAGCAGCAGCTGGAAAATTGTGGGATGCAGGCCGTGCCTGACGACGACTTTCCCTTTCAGGGCGGAGCGCTGGGCCTGTTTGGTTACGATCTCGGACGCCGGTTCGAGACATTGCCCGTCATTGCTCAACCACAGCTCACTACGCCGGATATGGCTGTCGGCATCTATGACTGGGCGCTGGTCGCCGACCACCATCGTCAAACGCTGACCCTTGTCGTCCAGGGTGATGCCGCAAACAGACTGAGCTGGCTGCAGGCGCAACGGCCGTTACTCGCGCAACCTTTTCGTCTCACCAGCGGCTGGCTGGCGAATATGTCACGCAAGGAGTATGGAGAAAAATTCCGTCAGGTTCAGCAATGGCTGCTGGCTGGCGACTGTTATCAGGTCAATCTGGCACAACGTTTTGCCGCGACCTATTGCGGCGACGAATGGCTGGCATTTTGCAGGCTGTGCAAGGCTAACCGCGCTCCGTTCAGTGCTTTTTTGCGTTTGCCCGATAGCGTCATCCTTAGTCTGTCGCCCGAACGTTTCATTAAACTTGAGCGGCAACGGATTGAAACCCGGCCGATCAAGGGAACCCTGCCCCGCCTTGCCGATCCAAATGCCGACCGCCTGCAGGGAGAGAAGCTGGCACAGTCGCCGAAAGACCGCAGTGAAAATCTGATGATTGTTGACCTGCTGCGCAATGATATCGGCCGGGTGGCGACACCGGGCAGCGTCGAGGTGCCCGAGCTGTTCATGGTGGAGCCATTCCCGGCGGTGCATCACCTTGTCAGTACCATTACCGCCAGCCTGAAGCCCGGCCTTACCGCCTGTGATTTACTGCGCGCCTGCTTTCCCGGCGGCTCAATCACCGGCGCGCCTAAGGTCAGATCGATGGAGATTATTGAAGCGCTGGAACCACAACGCCGCAATGCCTGGTGCGGCAGTATCGGCTACCTTAGCGTCTGTGGACGCATGGATACCAGCATTACGATCCGCACGCTGATTGCCGAACGCGGCACGCTGTATTGCGCGGCCGGAGGGGGGATCGTCGCCGACAGCGATGAAGCGGCGGAGTATCAGGAAACCTTCGACAAGGTGAACCGCATTTTGCCCTGTCTGGAAGCGGGTGCCGATGGATCCTGA
- a CDS encoding CoA pyrophosphatase: protein MDPEHTLLQRFLTRFLLQPPVTQTHSNLPRRQAAVLVPVIAHAAPTLLLTRRAATLRQHAGQVAFPGGVRDSDDRSPIATALREAQEEVAIPPEAVRVIGVLPPVTSSTGFQVTPVVGLLPADICWQPNEGEVESVFEMPLAEALRLSRYTPLDIQRAGQLHRVWLSWYEDYFIWGMTAGIIRQLSLQVANSELGK, encoded by the coding sequence ATGGATCCTGAACATACCCTTCTGCAACGCTTCCTGACGCGCTTTCTGTTACAACCTCCTGTTACGCAAACGCACAGCAATTTACCCCGGCGTCAGGCGGCGGTATTGGTGCCGGTGATCGCGCATGCCGCCCCGACCTTGTTGTTGACGCGACGAGCCGCCACGCTGCGTCAACACGCTGGTCAGGTCGCCTTTCCGGGAGGCGTCAGAGACTCCGACGACCGTTCCCCGATCGCCACCGCCCTGCGGGAAGCGCAAGAAGAGGTGGCCATTCCTCCCGAAGCGGTCAGGGTGATCGGCGTTCTGCCGCCGGTGACCAGCAGTACCGGCTTTCAGGTTACCCCGGTAGTCGGCTTGTTGCCTGCCGATATTTGCTGGCAGCCCAACGAAGGCGAAGTTGAATCGGTGTTCGAGATGCCGCTGGCAGAGGCGCTGCGTCTTAGCCGCTATACGCCACTTGATATCCAGCGCGCGGGGCAACTTCATCGGGTATGGCTTTCATGGTACGAGGACTATTTTATCTGGGGCATGACCGCCGGAATTATCCGTCAGCTGAGCCTGCAGGTGGCAAATAGCGAATTAGGCAAATAA
- the sdaA gene encoding L-serine ammonia-lyase, producing MISVFDMFKIGIGPSSSHTVGPMKAGKQFVDDLVDNHQLSSVTRIAVDVYGSLSLTGKGHHTDIAIIMGLSGASPQSVDIDAIPGFIRDVEQRQRLLLANGAHEVDFPREGGMVFRSDNLVLHENGMSIHAFAGDLKIYSKTYYSVGGGFIVDEEHFGQTALNEVSVPYPFHSAKEMLAHCQVTGLSLSGMVMKNELAVHSRADIERYFTDVWQTMRDCIDRGLNTEGVLPGPLRVPRRASALRRLLVSSDKLSSDPMIVIDWVNMFALAVNEENAAGGRVVTAPTNGACGIVPAVLAYYDHFIESVTPDIFIRYFMASGAIGILYKMNASISGAEVGCQGEVGVACSMAAAGLAELLGASPEQVCVAAEIGMEHNLGLTCDPVAGQVQVPCIERNAIASVKAINSARMAMRRTSEARVSLDKVIETMYETGKDMNAKYRETSRGGLAIKVQCD from the coding sequence GTGATTAGCGTTTTCGACATGTTTAAGATCGGCATTGGCCCGTCAAGCTCTCATACGGTTGGCCCAATGAAAGCCGGCAAACAGTTTGTCGACGATCTGGTGGACAATCACCAGCTCTCATCGGTGACGCGTATTGCGGTCGATGTATACGGTTCTTTGTCGCTGACCGGTAAAGGCCATCATACTGATATTGCTATTATTATGGGGCTGTCCGGTGCTTCGCCGCAAAGCGTGGATATTGATGCCATCCCCGGCTTTATACGCGATGTTGAGCAGCGCCAACGCCTGCTGCTGGCCAACGGCGCACACGAAGTCGATTTCCCGCGTGAAGGCGGTATGGTGTTCCGCAGCGACAACCTTGTCCTGCATGAAAATGGCATGAGTATTCACGCCTTTGCCGGCGACCTGAAAATTTACAGCAAGACTTACTATTCGGTCGGCGGGGGCTTTATCGTCGATGAGGAGCACTTCGGTCAAACGGCACTGAATGAGGTGTCGGTTCCCTATCCGTTTCATTCCGCTAAGGAGATGCTGGCTCACTGCCAGGTGACCGGCCTGTCCCTGTCCGGCATGGTGATGAAAAATGAACTTGCCGTCCACAGCCGTGCGGACATTGAACGCTATTTCACCGACGTGTGGCAGACCATGCGTGACTGCATCGACCGCGGATTAAATACTGAAGGGGTTCTGCCCGGCCCGCTGCGCGTGCCGCGCCGTGCGTCAGCGCTGCGCCGCCTGCTGGTCTCATCCGACAAGCTTTCCAGCGACCCAATGATCGTCATCGACTGGGTGAATATGTTTGCGCTGGCGGTCAATGAAGAGAATGCCGCCGGTGGTCGTGTGGTGACGGCCCCGACCAACGGTGCCTGCGGTATTGTTCCGGCGGTGTTGGCCTACTATGACCACTTTATTGAATCGGTCACTCCGGATATTTTCATCCGCTACTTTATGGCATCCGGTGCTATCGGCATTCTGTATAAAATGAATGCTTCTATTTCTGGTGCCGAAGTCGGCTGCCAGGGAGAGGTGGGCGTCGCCTGTTCTATGGCTGCGGCCGGGCTGGCAGAACTGTTGGGAGCCAGCCCTGAACAGGTTTGTGTCGCAGCTGAAATCGGCATGGAGCACAATCTTGGGCTGACCTGTGACCCGGTGGCGGGCCAGGTTCAGGTTCCCTGTATCGAGCGTAACGCGATTGCTTCGGTTAAGGCGATTAACTCCGCGCGTATGGCAATGCGCCGCACCAGCGAAGCGCGAGTCTCGCTGGATAAAGTGATCGAAACCATGTACGAGACCGGTAAAGACATGAACGCCAAGTACCGCGAGACGTCCCGCGGTGGTTTGGCAATAAAAGTGCAGTGCGATTAA
- a CDS encoding TerC family protein, translated as MEFFLDPSIWAGLLTLIVLEIVLGIDNLVFIAILADKLPPKLRDKARLIGLSLAMVMRLGLLSLISWMVTLTRPLFSVGDFSFSGRDLILLVGGLFLLFKATMELHERLENRDMHGGGNKGYASFWSVVVQIVILDAVFSLDAVITAVGMVNNLPVMMTAVVVAMGIMLLASKPLTNFVNAHPTVVVLCLSFLLMIGLSLVAEGFGFHIPKGYLYAAIGFSIIIELFNQIARRNFMRHQERRPMRERTAEAIQRLMGGRRQNDSHLSENSEVAAIMPQEAFKDEERYMINGVLTLASRSVRSIMTPRGEISWVDATRPVDEIRIQLLDTPHSLFPVCRGELDEIVGVVRAKELLVALDHGIDVATFAAATSAIIVPETLDPLNLLGVLRRAKGSFVVVTNEFGVVQGLITPLDVLEAIAGEFPDEDETPDIVADGDGWLVKGGTDLHSLQHLLDNQDLVKPEDDHASLAGLLIEQKGQLPKPGEVIAMPPLRFQIIEATDYRIDLVRVTRQHEEDEH; from the coding sequence ATGGAATTTTTCTTAGACCCCTCAATCTGGGCCGGTCTGCTGACGCTGATCGTTCTTGAAATCGTACTGGGCATTGATAATCTGGTGTTTATTGCCATTCTGGCAGACAAACTTCCTCCGAAGCTGCGTGATAAAGCGCGTCTGATCGGACTGTCGCTGGCAATGGTGATGCGATTAGGGCTGCTGTCACTGATTTCGTGGATGGTCACGCTGACCCGTCCTCTGTTTAGCGTGGGCGACTTCAGTTTCTCGGGGCGCGACCTTATCCTGCTGGTGGGGGGACTTTTCCTGTTATTCAAAGCCACTATGGAGCTTCATGAGCGGCTGGAAAACCGCGATATGCACGGCGGGGGCAATAAAGGCTACGCCAGTTTCTGGTCGGTGGTTGTGCAGATTGTCATTCTTGACGCCGTGTTTTCGCTCGATGCGGTGATCACTGCGGTAGGAATGGTGAACAACCTGCCCGTTATGATGACGGCAGTGGTGGTCGCCATGGGCATCATGTTGTTGGCTTCAAAACCGCTGACTAATTTTGTTAACGCTCATCCCACGGTAGTAGTGCTGTGTCTCAGTTTCCTGCTGATGATTGGTCTGAGCCTGGTCGCGGAAGGCTTCGGCTTCCACATTCCTAAAGGTTACCTGTATGCGGCAATCGGCTTCTCAATCATCATTGAGTTGTTTAACCAGATTGCCCGGCGCAACTTTATGCGTCACCAGGAAAGGCGGCCTATGCGTGAGCGTACCGCCGAGGCGATCCAACGGCTGATGGGCGGACGCCGCCAGAACGACAGCCACCTGAGTGAAAACAGTGAAGTCGCAGCCATTATGCCGCAGGAAGCGTTTAAAGACGAAGAGCGCTATATGATCAATGGCGTACTGACCCTGGCTTCACGTTCGGTGCGCAGTATCATGACGCCGCGAGGCGAGATCTCCTGGGTTGATGCAACCCGTCCCGTGGATGAAATTCGTATCCAATTGTTGGACACCCCGCACAGCCTGTTCCCGGTTTGCCGTGGTGAACTGGATGAGATTGTCGGTGTGGTGCGCGCTAAGGAGCTGCTGGTTGCCCTGGATCATGGTATTGACGTTGCCACCTTTGCTGCCGCTACGTCGGCAATCATCGTGCCGGAGACGCTGGACCCGCTGAATCTGCTGGGTGTACTTCGCCGTGCCAAGGGCAGTTTTGTCGTGGTGACCAATGAATTCGGCGTGGTGCAGGGATTGATTACGCCGCTTGACGTGCTGGAAGCTATTGCCGGCGAGTTCCCGGATGAAGATGAAACCCCGGACATCGTTGCCGATGGAGATGGCTGGCTGGTGAAAGGGGGGACGGACCTGCACTCACTGCAACATCTGCTGGATAATCAGGATCTGGTCAAGCCGGAAGACGATCACGCTTCACTGGCGGGTCTGCTGATTGAACAAAAAGGGCAGTTGCCGAAGCCCGGCGAAGTGATCGCTATGCCGCCGTTGCGCTTCCAGATTATCGAAGCCACTGATTATCGCATCGACCTGGTGCGCGTCACCCGGCAGCATGAAGAAGACGAGCATTAA